A genomic stretch from Triplophysa dalaica isolate WHDGS20190420 chromosome 4, ASM1584641v1, whole genome shotgun sequence includes:
- the ch25hl3 gene encoding cholesterol 25-hydroxylase-like protein, which produces MIILVLLILGIDALLQWIWDLVYAKRHVFLMSPHWSVCAAFSAHIIFSAPFMILDLLSPHVRWLQEYRISRQVAAVHQWFQCAARILWKYAVGVLPLTSLFLFVRNTHFPEKAPSFFLALKECVFSLLVFDTLFFMFHYIIHKIPWLYHRVHRIHHLSRDTFALAAQDSSISELLSLQVLAFISTMLVGCHPLSEILFHVFNTWMAVEDHCAYDFPWALHRLLPCFGGAPYHLAHHQQFKGNFAPYFRHWDCIFGTSLQTPRHK; this is translated from the exons ATGATTATTCTCGTATTACTGATTCTCGGCATCGATGCCTTACTGCAGTGGATTTGGGACTTGGTGTATGCCAAGCGTCATGTTTTCCTCATGTCACCCCACTGGAGCGTTTGCGCGGCTTTCTCCGCTCATATCATCTTCTCTGCACCCTTCATGATCCTGGATCTCCTGAGCCCACACGTGCGATGGCTTCAGGAGTACAGGATCAGCCGTCAAGTCGCTGCTGTCCATCAGTGGTTTCAATGTGCAGCGCGAATTTTATGGAAATACGCGGTTGGGGTTTTGCCGCTGACTTCACTGTTTCTGTTTGTGCGGAATACTCATTTCCCAGAAAAGGCACCGTCATTTTTCCTTGCCTTGAAGGAATGTGTTTTCAGTTTACTCGTGTTTGATAcgttatttttcatgtttcattaCATCATTCACAA AATTCCTTGGCTATACCACAGAGTCCATCGTATTCACCACCTCAGCAGGGACACATTTGCACTGGCAGCTCAAGACTCAAGTATATCTGAACTGCTGTCTCTTCAAGTCCTTGCCTTTATTAGTACCATGTTGGTGGGCTGCCATCCTTTAAGTGAAATCCTCTTCCATGTGTTTAACACCTGGATGGCTGTGGAGGACCACTGCGCCTATGACTTTCCCTGGGCGCTGCATCGGCTGCTGCCATGCTTTGGTGGGGCTCCGTATCACTTGGCCCACCATCAGCAGTTTAAAGGCAACTTTGCCCCTTACTTTAGACACTGGGACTGCATCTTTGGGACCTCATTACAGACTCCAAGACATAAATGA